CTCCGAAATCATGAACATGGAAAATCGCATGCTGCTGTATTCCGTATGGTAGCCGCCGACGAGTTCCTGCTCGCACTCCACCAGGTCGAAAGGCAGGCGGTTGTTTTCGGCGAAGGCCGCGATGACGAAGATGACGAAGGCAAGCGGCTGGCGGAAGATGAACCAGTCGAGGAACCCGTCCTGGGCTGCGACGATCTTGCTCATCTGGAGCGACCCCGTAAGCATGAGGATGCCGACGATGGACAAGCCCAGCGACAGTTCGTAGCTGATCATCTGCGCCGACGACCGGATCCCGCCCAGCAGGGTGAACTTGTTGTTGGCGCTCCATCCGCCCAGGGCGATTCCGTATACCGCGATGGAGGTCATGCCCAGGATGTACAGGATGCCGACGTTCAGATCGATGATCTGCAGCGTCGTCGTCGTCTCCTGTATCTGCAGTCCGAAGAGGGTGAAGGCGGGGATGGTCACTTCGCCGCCCACGGGGATCACGGCGAAGATCAGCAGGGCCGGCACGAGGATCAGGGCCGGCGCGATGGCGAAGAGCTTCCGGTCGGCGCTTGCCGGGATGAACTCTTCCTTCCACATGAACTTGATGCCGTCGGCCAGCGGCTGCAGCAGGCCCATGGGACCGACGCGGTTGGGACCGAGCCGGTCCTGGATCAGGGCGCTTACCCGGCGTTCCATGAAGGTGAGGTAGGCGACGGTGGTGAACACCACCCCCAGCAGGATGCCGATTTTGACCAGGGCGATCGCGCCTTCCAGGATCATGGGATCCACGACCAATCCACTAACCTCCCGCGGCCTCGGACGGCCCTTCGCCGCCCGTCATGGCGCCCTGATCGCCGATCAGGTCATAGGTGAGTCCCGCGTATCCATCCACGTTTCCGGCGATTTCCTCCAGGACGCCGGCGGGGTCCGTCCCGCCCAGGTCGACGCCCATGCGCTGTCCCACGTACCGGAGAATCGCGCCGTCCTCCCGGGCACCGCCGGGTGGAGGAAAGGCGGGACCCAGCCGCTGCACGCGGCCCTGCGCATTGGTCATGGTCCCGTTCTTCTCGAAGGGAATCGCCCCGGGGAAGACCACGTCGGCCAGTTCGGCGAGGTCGGAACGATGCACGTCGTGCACCACCAGGAATTCGAGCTTGCGGAAGGCGTCGGTCTCTTCAGGAGTAAGGGTACGGCCGATGTCGCCGCCCAGTATGTAGAGCCCCCGGATCGAGCCGTCACCGATTCCCCGCAGGATATCATCCAGCGAACCGGCGCCGAGCATGTCGCGGGCGCCCCGGGTATTGGGGGACTTGTCCGCGTCGATGTGGAATCCGCTTTTCGACGTCCACGCTTCTCCGTCGGGCTTGCGGGCGAGGCCGGTCCGAGGCGATCCGAAGGCCTCCGCGCCCAGTTTGCGCAGCAGGTAGTTCTCCTCGTTGGTCGCCATGGACGATCCGACCACCCCCATGGCGGAATCCCCTTCACCGTCCAGGACGGCCCGGATACCGCTGACGGCCGCGTCCATGGCATCGGGCCACGTGGCCTGCGCGAGTTCACCGTCCACCCGCATCAGCGGCGCCGTCAGCCGGTCCGCGTCCTGCCAGCCGTGGTAGCAGAACCGCCCTTCGTCGCACATCCAGTACCCGTTTACCTCCTCGTTGTGACGAGGTTTGGTCCGGTAGATCTTCTGGTGCATGACTTCCAGCGTGGTGTTGCATCCCGTGGCGCATCCCGGGCAGAGGGTATCCACCTTGTCGTAATGCCAGATGCGGGGTTTGTAGAGGAAGTCCTTGGTGACCAGGGCGCCCACGGGACAGATGTCCGCCACGTTCGCCGACATCTTGTTGTCCAGGGGAACGTCTTCGAAGGTCGCGATCTCGGACTTGCTGCCCATCTGGACGACGCCGAGTTCCGAAGTTCCGGTGATCTCGTCGCAGAAGCGCGTGCAGCGCTGGCACAGGATGCAGCGCGTCGTGTACAGCGTGATGTGCGGCCCGAGGTCCTTCTTCGGCGGGACGCGCTTGGTCTCGACGAACCGGCTGTGGCCCCGGCCGTGGTCGAAGGAATGGTCCTGCAGCTTGCACTCCCCGGCCTGGTCGCACCAGGGACAGTCAAGGGGGTGGTTGATGAGCAGGAACTCCATGATCCCCTTCCGGTTGTCCAGCACCGCCGGGGAATTGAACCGGAAGTTCATCCCATCCTTGATCCGTATCGTGCACGAGGTGACAATGCCGAACTGCCCGGGCCGGATCTCCATTTCGGTCAGGCACATCCGGCAGTTGCCGTCCGGCGCCAGGCCGGGATGATAGCAGAAATGGGGGATGTCGATGCCCAGATCCGCCGCCGCGTCGATCAGATTGCGGCCTTCCTCCACGGTGTATTGCTTTTCATCTATGGTAATGGTTGCCATGGTCTGCTCATCCGGCGGCATCGGCTTCTTCGGTCTTCAGCCGGAAATTGCCGGGTACGGGGGGAATGTGCTCATACTGATCGGGCCGCAGATAGGATTCCTCCAGGGGCAGGACGACCAGTTCCTTCCGTTCGATGCAGGCCCTGAACTCGGGCCAGTACTTGACGAGAATGGTGCGCACGGGCCAGACGCCCGGCGCCTGGCCGAAGACGCAGACGGTGTGGCCGTGGATCTGCTTGCAGATGTCGAGCAGCAGGTCCAGGTCCTCTTCCCTGCCCTGGCCGTTGCGGATACGCCGCAGGATGTCGTTCATCCAGGGCACCCCCTCGCGGCAGGGCGTGCACTGGCCGCAGGACTCGTGGGCGGCGAAGGAGGACGCGTTGAGCAGGGCATCCACCATGCTGGTGGTCTCGTCCATCACAATGATCCCGCCGGTACCGCCCATGGACCCCAGCTTGCCCAGGGCACCGAAGCCCATGGGCGTGTCGATCTCTTCCGGCGTCAGGATCGGCGCCGAGATGCCGCCCGGAATGACACCCTTCAGCCGGTTGCCGTCCCGGATGCCGCCCGCTGCGTCGTAGATCAGCTCCCGCAGCGTGACATCGGAATCGTACTCGTAGATACCGGGTTTGTTCACGTGGCCGCACAGGCCGAACAGCCGGGGGCCGGTCGTATCCTCCTCCGAACCGATTTGCTTGTAGGCCTCCGCGCCGATGTCTACGATGGTCGTGATCTGGGCCATGGTCTCCACGTTGTTGACGATCGTGGGCTGGCCCCAGAGCCCGATGGCGGCGGGGAAATAGGGCGGCTTCAGCCGGGGGTAGGGCCGGTTGCCCTCGAGGGACTCGATCAGGCCCGTCTCTTCTCCGCAGATGTAGGCCCCCGCGCCCGGATGGACGTACAACTCGAGGTCGTAGCCCGTGTCCAGGATATCGGAACCGAGGAAGCCGTGTTTCCGGGCGTCCGCCAGCGCGGCTTCCATCTGGTCGATGATCTGGAAGAACTCGCCCCGGATATAGATGTAGCCCAGGTTGATCCCCAGGGCGTAGCTGGTGATGATCATGCCTTCGATAATCTGGTGGGGCTTCGACTCCAGCAGGAGCCGGTCCTTGAAGCTGCCGGGTTCGCTTTCGTCCGCGTTGGCGCACAGATACCGGGGAAACCGGTCGGCGCACAGGTTCCACTTCATGCCCGTCGAGAACCCGGCCCCGCCACGGCCCTTTATCCCCGAGGCGTTGATCTCCTCGATCAGTTCGGCCTGGCTCATGGACTTCAGCGCCTTCCGTACCGCGCCGTAACCGCCGCCGGCCAGGTAAGCGTCGATGTCGCCGGGATCGGTTTCCGCCGGGAGGGGTGCCGTCAGGATTTCGATCGGTGCGGCCATTGCCTTAACCTTTATCGAGTTCCGCGAGGATTTCGTCGACCTTCTCGGGGGAAACGTGGGTGTGCAGGCGCCGGTTGACCAGGAGCACGGGGCCCCGGTCGCAAGCCGCGAGGCATTCCGATTTCCTCAGCGTGAACCGGCCGTCCTCCGTGGTCTCGCCCAGCCCGATGCCGAGTTTTTCCGAGAGGTGATCGAAAACGCTCCCGCAGCCGGTCAGCGCACAGGGCAGCGTATGGCATACCGCCAGCACGTGCTCGCCCACGGGTTCCTTGTTGAACATGGGGTAGAACGTCGCGATCTCCGCGACCTTGACGGGCGAGCAGCCGATCAGACCGGCCACGCAGGCCATGGCCTCGGGCGAGACGTACCCCCATTCTTCCTGCGCGAGATGGAGGAGCGGCACGACGGCCGATTTCCTGTATTCCGCGGGATAGCGGTCAAGGATCTTTGCCGCGCG
The window above is part of the Gemmatimonadota bacterium genome. Proteins encoded here:
- the nuoH gene encoding NADH-quinone oxidoreductase subunit NuoH — encoded protein: MDPMILEGAIALVKIGILLGVVFTTVAYLTFMERRVSALIQDRLGPNRVGPMGLLQPLADGIKFMWKEEFIPASADRKLFAIAPALILVPALLIFAVIPVGGEVTIPAFTLFGLQIQETTTTLQIIDLNVGILYILGMTSIAVYGIALGGWSANNKFTLLGGIRSSAQMISYELSLGLSIVGILMLTGSLQMSKIVAAQDGFLDWFIFRQPLAFVIFVIAAFAENNRLPFDLVECEQELVGGYHTEYSSMRFSMFMISEYASMIAASALMATLFFGGWHMPFEDQVGPGLVTLYQVAGFLLKTGFFLFLYIWVRWSLPRFRYDQLMAIGWKVLLPLALLNVVVTGIWMLV
- the nuoF gene encoding NADH-quinone oxidoreductase subunit NuoF, producing MAAPIEILTAPLPAETDPGDIDAYLAGGGYGAVRKALKSMSQAELIEEINASGIKGRGGAGFSTGMKWNLCADRFPRYLCANADESEPGSFKDRLLLESKPHQIIEGMIITSYALGINLGYIYIRGEFFQIIDQMEAALADARKHGFLGSDILDTGYDLELYVHPGAGAYICGEETGLIESLEGNRPYPRLKPPYFPAAIGLWGQPTIVNNVETMAQITTIVDIGAEAYKQIGSEEDTTGPRLFGLCGHVNKPGIYEYDSDVTLRELIYDAAGGIRDGNRLKGVIPGGISAPILTPEEIDTPMGFGALGKLGSMGGTGGIIVMDETTSMVDALLNASSFAAHESCGQCTPCREGVPWMNDILRRIRNGQGREEDLDLLLDICKQIHGHTVCVFGQAPGVWPVRTILVKYWPEFRACIERKELVVLPLEESYLRPDQYEHIPPVPGNFRLKTEEADAAG
- a CDS encoding NAD(P)H-dependent oxidoreductase subunit E produces the protein MATPLEFTDAARERAAKILDRYPAEYRKSAVVPLLHLAQEEWGYVSPEAMACVAGLIGCSPVKVAEIATFYPMFNKEPVGEHVLAVCHTLPCALTGCGSVFDHLSEKLGIGLGETTEDGRFTLRKSECLAACDRGPVLLVNRRLHTHVSPEKVDEILAELDKG
- a CDS encoding molybdopterin-dependent oxidoreductase; translation: MPPDEQTMATITIDEKQYTVEEGRNLIDAAADLGIDIPHFCYHPGLAPDGNCRMCLTEMEIRPGQFGIVTSCTIRIKDGMNFRFNSPAVLDNRKGIMEFLLINHPLDCPWCDQAGECKLQDHSFDHGRGHSRFVETKRVPPKKDLGPHITLYTTRCILCQRCTRFCDEITGTSELGVVQMGSKSEIATFEDVPLDNKMSANVADICPVGALVTKDFLYKPRIWHYDKVDTLCPGCATGCNTTLEVMHQKIYRTKPRHNEEVNGYWMCDEGRFCYHGWQDADRLTAPLMRVDGELAQATWPDAMDAAVSGIRAVLDGEGDSAMGVVGSSMATNEENYLLRKLGAEAFGSPRTGLARKPDGEAWTSKSGFHIDADKSPNTRGARDMLGAGSLDDILRGIGDGSIRGLYILGGDIGRTLTPEETDAFRKLEFLVVHDVHRSDLAELADVVFPGAIPFEKNGTMTNAQGRVQRLGPAFPPPGGAREDGAILRYVGQRMGVDLGGTDPAGVLEEIAGNVDGYAGLTYDLIGDQGAMTGGEGPSEAAGG